ACTGCCGAAAAGCTAAATATCACAAATGATAGAGCAAAAATACTTGACAAACATTATGAAGATGATGAATTGTGTCAAGGTTGTAATTATAAACTAACCCATAACTGTTTGACTTGTATTTTCGATTTACAAAGTCCACTCGAAAGAAAACTATTTCTTGCGTTGAACAAAAAATACATCCGATTTGAGGCTCAATATCCTCTAAACTGGAAAGGAGAAAATATTTCCATCGCTGGAAAAACCTATGATAATCCCAGAAATAATTTCAAAGATGTTTTAACTGTAGCGGATTTTTATATTGAGAAAAAAGGAGTCAAATTATGTGTTTATACAGATGGACACACTTATCACGAAAGAACTGAAGAACAAGCTCAAAGAGATAAGCGAATTGATAGGAAATTACAAGAACTTGGTTTTCAAGTATTGAGATATACAGGAAAAGATGTAAACGAAAACACAGATTTAATAGTCAATGAAATCAAAAAGTGGATAGAAAAGCCAGTTTACAATAACGTATAAA
Above is a window of Algoriphagus machipongonensis DNA encoding:
- a CDS encoding endonuclease domain-containing protein, coding for MAKIPIEIEKINTAYRNFSSNDNAENERTEYLVSIIEKGQNWNKTFRCGLKELTKLRDEISDIIDKTTTAEKLNITNDRAKILDKHYEDDELCQGCNYKLTHNCLTCIFDLQSPLERKLFLALNKKYIRFEAQYPLNWKGENISIAGKTYDNPRNNFKDVLTVADFYIEKKGVKLCVYTDGHTYHERTEEQAQRDKRIDRKLQELGFQVLRYTGKDVNENTDLIVNEIKKWIEKPVYNNV